The Pseudomonadota bacterium DNA window GTTGATCCCCTGAGGGGTTGTAAGAGCCAAGGAAGGCTACTGGCTGCGGATGAGAAAAACAATACAGTTTTTCGTGCAGGTGTGGTTCCCAACCGGTCCTGAACCGGGATGTCAACAGGGACAAAGACAGAGAACGAAATCCGGCCCCCAAACCTTGTGGTCCGGCAAGCATTTCGCTTACCGCCTCATTGGCATGAGCATTACGCGGATTTTTTTCAATGGTTAGCGTCACTCTGACCCCGCGACGATGGGCAGTCAATAAATCCTCAGCCAGATGTCGATCACGAAAATAATAAGTCACCCAATCGATGGACCCACCGTCTGGAACTGCTCTTATCCGCTCGGCAAGCAAATCCCGCAGAAAACCTGGCGGTGCCTGAGGACCAGCAAAAAATGCTCTCACTTTATGTTTCCAGTCAAAGATTTCCCTTGTATTCCTTCAAGCAAGAAGACTTTACCATTTTCAAGTCGATATGTGCGGTCAGCCGCTTCAACCATGGTTGGCTGATGTGAAATAGCCAGAATAATCAGTTCATAACGCAATTTCTGCAAGGTTTCGCAGATCGCCGCTTCACTTTCAATATCCAATGCACTGGTTGCTTCATCAAGAATTAAGAGCCGCGGTTTATGTACCAA harbors:
- a CDS encoding ATP-binding cassette domain-containing protein, with the protein product TGIGESEVESALKAAGAWEFVSAMPQGMYSDIGERGGKLSGGQRQRLAIARALVHKPRLLILDEATSALDIESEAAICETLQKLRYELIILAISHQPTMVEAADRTYRLENGKVFLLEGIQGKSLTGNIK